Proteins from a single region of Numenius arquata chromosome Z, bNumArq3.hap1.1, whole genome shotgun sequence:
- the GADD45G gene encoding growth arrest and DNA damage-inducible protein GADD45 gamma, translated as MTLEEIHGQEPVPAGHDWLQGAGKALHELLVSAQRRGCLTAGVYESAKLMNVDPDNVAFCVLATDEEDEGDIALQIHFTLIQAFCCENDIDIVRVNDVAKLAAIVGPNEESGESRDLHCILITNSNEDGWKDQALEKLNLFCEESRNVNDWVPTITLPE; from the exons ATGACTCTGGAGGAGATCCATGGGCAGGAGCCTGTGCCTGCAGGCCACGACTG GCTGCAGGGCGCCGGCAAGGCCCTCCATGAGCTGCTGGTGTCGGCGCAGCGCCGCGGCTGCCTCACCGCCGGCGTCTACGAGTCGGCCAAGCTGATGAATGT CGATCCTGACAATGTCGCTTTCTGTGTGCTGGCTacggatgaggaggatgagggggaCATTGCCCTGCAGATCCACTTCACCCTGATCCAGGCCTTCTGCTGCGAGAATGACATTGACATTGTGCGGGTGAACGATGTGGCCAAACTGGCGGCCATTGTGGGGCCCAATGAGGAGTCTGGGGAGTCACGGGACCTCCATTGCATCCTTATCACG AACTCAAATGAAGATGGCTGGAAGGACCAAGCTCTAGAAAAGCTGAACTTGTTTTGTGAAGAGAGCCGAAATGTCAATGACTGGGTGCCAACTATCACCCTGCCAGAGTGA